In a single window of the Orcinus orca chromosome 9, mOrcOrc1.1, whole genome shotgun sequence genome:
- the LOC117199772 gene encoding mitochondrial import receptor subunit TOM5 homolog, with protein sequence MFCIESLETTLDKERKWKMLEDVISSLQNVLIYMVLLGVTCFIQKKLDSI encoded by the coding sequence ATGTTCTGTATTGAGAGCCTGGAGACGACACTGGACAAGGAGAGGAAATGGAAGATGCTCGAGGATGTGATCTCCTCCCTACAGAACGTCCTCATCTACATGGTCCTGCTGGGAGTCACTTGCTTTATCCAAAAGAAATTGGACAGCATCTAA